In Setaria italica strain Yugu1 chromosome I, Setaria_italica_v2.0, whole genome shotgun sequence, the genomic window TTCCCATAGATTATTTATATGTAACCAGTTCACCACTCCATGTCTCTCTCTCAGGTAAGCTTAAAGAAAGCCTTTCACCCTTGATGACATTAAAAATTAGCATGGCATATGCACATGGATAAATCAGCTTTGCATCCTCCTCTCATGCTccagaaaaattaaaagaaaatcaACTTGTCATCCCTACCTCACGTACTGGTGAACTACTGTTGTTGGAGAACTCCAGCATGTTGCTCCCGAGGGAGGTGGTCGACGTTATGGAAGAAGACCTCGGAGAGGAAGCAGATTTCTGCTGCAGGGCCTTGTGGTGCTGGTGGACGCTGCTTCCCCAAGGCAATTGGATCTCATCACTTGTGCTGCTCCCATGGCTAGCTGTGGCGGCGCTGTAGAGATAgctcccgccgctccctccgGCTTCTGAACAAACTGTAGTAGTTGGGAATAGCATCTGGCCTTCCTTGTACATCTCTTCCCCATTAGTGGCCAATCCCCCTCTGGATGAACGCAATATGATCATAAATTAAGCACACTCCAAGAATATGAAATTCTTTTGAGGAGATTAAAGGATATGAAAGTTAACTAAGTGACAGTGAACATCATATTTTATGCACCATGCAGTTTTTGAAACATTTAATTTACCTGGGAAAGGAAGCTAATTGCCAATATCAAAACTGGGCGCTCATACACAGACCCACACAAACAAAGAGATAGAGAGCGTGAGTTACATACTGTATGAGCTGGCTCCATGAATCCTGCTGGCCgtggctgctggtgctgctgctgtcaTGGTGCCACGGCGACGTGCTGGTCGTAGGCAGCGGGTAGTGATTGGAGAGCAGCAGCGAGGAGAAGGAATGGAGAGGGGACGACGAAGAAGACGGcgccgcggtggtggtggtggtggtggtggacggcATGAAAAGAGAAGGATGGTGCTGCTGCTCAAAGGGGGGCCTCAAATTATTCACGCTCCACCATCCATGGCCTGCCTCTCCCATCTCGCCCACTAGAGGCGATGATTTGTGGACGAGTCCCCTATCCATATTCCCCTCTGATATgctgatctctctctctctcactcactctctctgtctctctaacacacacacacacgcaagCTAGTGCAAGCACTCaacctctctcttctctctctagcTTTTGCGCACTCGACGATCGCCACTATCTCTTTGCAAGGCCTTTTACTTGTTGAGGTCAACCTctagagggaggagggagaaagcataTGGCCAtttggaggaaggagagggaatCTCAAGTGACACTGGCTAGAAGAACTTGGTGGAGTGGAAGAGGTGTTTGAAAGAGGGCATGTGTTTTATTTCGGCTCCCCTCCTCCAGCTTTACCTGTTTCCTTTTCCTTGGCTGCCCTTTTTCTGCTGCCACTCTtcgttttatttcttttttttgaactaaagttttatttcttttgcaTCGGCCTCCTTTTGCTTTTGAGAAGAAATGGGTCAGGGAAAACTTTAGCTTGCATGCATCCAGGCTTTAAGGAATAGCCTGATTAAAGGAGAATAATGCATGAGAGGCACCCATAAAAAGGGCATTTTTTGGTGATCTATTATTGCACATACATGGGAATCTtccatgtatatatattttaaaATCCTCGATAAATTATGTTATTATACATTCATATCATTTCAAGATCTGCAAGTTGTCCTTTATCCCCAAAGTAAAGTCgagtttgttctttttttttgcgggaAGAGTTTGTTCTATATACATTTGCATATTGACATATAAAATGGCTTCCCTGCACATAATTTTTAAGTACTTCTTTTTTCTCCTCGAACAACAAGAGAGCTGAACCATTTCATTAATTGAAAAAATCGGGTACATGGTTTATGTTTACAACTACAAATCGTGAGTTCAACATAGAAAAAACATAAAAGTATTTGATTTTACAAGTTCGATATGCAAAATTTAATCTTCCGCACTTTACTGTAGCTTTTCATTAGACATATATACCAGATACCTGTAGCTTCTAAGTTGCTTAATTAGAGGCTAAGTTTAACCTATAGGTTGACATGTACGTTCTGTCTTGCATCCCCTATAGATCTCCCAGTAACGTTGTCAGTCTAAGCTGTTTAGCCTTCTGCAACTGTGTGTGTTGGCTTTGTGCTTTCTTTAACGTGTTTCGATCTTCTTTTCCCTGCTCGGGGATGCATTGCATGTAAACTAGCATGCAGCAGGCCGGGCCTTAAAGAGCGAGCCAAATTTCTTGCGGATTTTAGGGATGTATACACGCAACTAATTACTTTTGACTTTGATAGGATCGAGGCTATACCAAATCTTTGTCTGGTTTGCCTTGTCCTCGATGGACATTGCTGAACTGAACTCTTAATTTTGGGAAGAACCAGCGCAGTAGCTCCTAGGCTAGCTTTTTAGTACAGGCCAGGGAAGATACCTATATTACATTATTACTTCTAATGTTTTTGTgtcaaaaaaataattactgGTATTATTTGATTTAATTACCTTGTAGTAatatactactactactatATAGTAGATCCTGTCACATTCTCTACATCAAGTGGTTTGCATTGTGAATAGTACGTCTGAAAGATGCCTGGTGGCTCTCACAACATGATCGGCCGTTAAAAAGGGAAAGTATAGGACCACTGCATATTTGTAGTCCCCCCGGTGTCTTGTCCCATGTGTCAAACGCAGTACTAGCTGCTTCCTCCTACGCCCTGTCTACTTTGTGCATGATAATTAGAACTCTCTATATGCCATTGATGGATATATGCCTATGACCTATGTAATGTTGTGCCATGAAATGTGCATCACAAATTAATGCCCTGTCCTTTGTTCTAGCATGTGCTAGAAGTATGTTTGGAAGAGTGGTCACAAATTAATGCCCTGTCCTATCCTATCCATGGTTGCGTTGGATTTATTCGCACGAGAAGGGATCAAGTCCGGAATAAGtatatacgtgataggttaggggtagcatcAATATCCAACAGCGGCTGAGATGGTTTGAACATGTCCAACGGAGGTCTCTGGAGGCACCGGTGCATGATGGAACCCTAAGGCATggcagtaatgtgaagagaggtagAGGAAAACCAAAATTGatatgggaagaggcaataaaagaagatttgaagggatggaatatactcaaagatttagctctggataggagtgcttagAAAACAGCTATCATGTACCTGAACTATGTATTGAACTCTAATTTGTGGCTCTTATTAGATTTCAACTGTAGTTTACCCCAATTTGCTTGGAATTGAAAGGCTACGTTCTTATTGTTGTTGGTGGTGATATAGGATACTGAGCAAGGCAGTTAAGTAATGATTGTTTGAACTAGAGAAGAATTAGTTTAAATAGTTCTTCAATTATTCTTCATGAGTGCAATTCCCAAAAACAGAGAATGCTGAGCTAGATGTTATAATGTATAGGGATGATGTGTGTAGAATTTTGGAGTTTCACAGAGAAGCATTCAACAAAAGTTCTACAATCTAAAAAATCTAGAGACTGTATATTTTTATTTACTGAAAACATACAAACTTTCTTTTTCCACAGTAATTTTTGATGAATCAGAAACCTCGTCTTCAGTTCTTCCTTACTGGAGAAAACTAATTAATTGTGGAACGGAAAATAACAAAATCAGACATATTATTTATCTTTGAGTAATATTTAAGAGAAACTGTTTAGATCGATTATATGCTCATACCATTGGATTTGTCAGGAAAAATACTCACATAGGATTAATATTTTGTCATTCTCATTAAAAAATTGCAATCAAAATACTGTACATTTTTTCAttcttattaaaaaaattgcaataaaaaatattgtacaTTTATGAACAGAAATAAAAAGGTGGTAAACAAGATAAACACAGTTGATTATTCATATGGTGAGTTTACCTCCCTGAAAAAGAGTCAGTGTGTGGGTGTACGTCGTACGACGACCCTACGTAGGGTGGTGTACGCTAGCTTGTAGGCAGCTAGAGCCTATCGCATTTGTCCATCTCTTTTTGTTCCCCATCGGCAGTCACCTGTCGGCGCTTGTGATCATTAGTCTAAATCCTAGCTTGAGACCTTGGTACGCGCCCATATTTTAACGGAAATACTACTTGGTTGCCATGTCATGCACCCGTCACCCTGAAGTCATCAGATAGAGTGGAGGGTCTTCTACTGCACAAGAAAATCAGGAACACGGTGAAAACAAACTTGCATATACTGGTGAGTGGTAATGCTATATGCTCTGTTTTGTATAATTGTATCATTGCTTTCTCATGCAATTTTTGCACGAGTGTATAGCTAGGATAATCAGAGAGCAAGATTAAAGTACATTCCCTTGCATTTATGGGCGTGCGATACGCATATACAAAGGAGGAAACATAATGGGACGTAAAGCAGATCAGTTCCGTGTGATCTTCACTTTGATATATGATATCATTTTAATCAGTAGAAGCTTTTTAAGGTCTCCCGAATAATTCCGCTGGGCTAGCTGAAAGCATATATCTCCTCTGTACCGAACGATCACGATCGATGTATATTATTCATTTAATATTCCGCTGATTGTTCGTCGCTCCTTTTtatgaaaaataataataattcgAGCTTACCTCTTCTGAGCTGAAGCAAATGTGATCAGGTACCTGTAGAATCGAAGCAGCACCAAGTAGTTAAAAGGTTGGTCGTGCAGCCGATCAGCAGCGCGAATTGAATGAATGATTATTGGAGAGTTGTTGACCAGACCATGCAAAtctgcagcaggcagcagctaaAGGTAGCTACCGATCAGAAGACGCGCACACAACACTGCTAGTACTACTGCTGCCGCACAGCAGAGCGCGCGGCTCAAAAGCAGTTGGCCGGAAAAACAGCGGCCTAGCCCGGCCGCGGCCGGACTGCCCTGCCCTGATCGATCGCCCCTGAGATTCTCCAGAGTCCCCGGCCGTGTGGGCACGGGCGCATCatcgcgcgcggccgccgggaCACGCACGGCAGCATAGCCATCGatgcgcggcggccggccgggcccgCCAATCAGCCGCCTGGAGTCGCGGTCTGACGCTGCGGGCAGGCGCGTGCGGCAGTGCCAccatggacgacgacgaccacgcGCGTAACTGGCGGTTGGTGGCGCGCGtgcatgcgtgcgtgcgtgtgtgtggcCATCGATCCGCGCGGGAAATCGAGCTCCCGCGCGCGCGCGTAGGTGCAGGGCTTGGTTggcccgccgccggtgccgtgccgtgccggccgccCGTCcaccggcggtggtggcgggccCCAGCCGCCGGGCGAAAACGATCGATGGATCTCACACACCGATCTCTCGTTGTCAGCGCCACGAGATCGGCGACGTTGGAACCGGAGCGGGGTATATACGTTTCCGATCCACCCGCGATCTGTCGCCTGAAAATCGATGCTGGGCAGggcgatggatggatggatggatcgatgAGCCTTGAAGCACCGTCAAAGGCAATGGGCGGCCGACAGCGCGTGCCGATGAGCATGATGGGGCAAGCGCGCGACGTCCCGTCGAGTCGCCGCCCCATCACCATGAGAGGGAAACGAAAAAGACGATGGGACTTTACACCTTCCACTACGTACATCATATATAGTACATCATTTGCGTGTATTCGTGCCGATCGATGAGCTCACGAGTGAAAGGGATGACCACACCTGAAAATGCGAAACCCTGCAGAGATAGACTAGTGCGCCCTGCAGGCAGCTGCGGGCCGCGTGTATAAACAGGACGTACATTGCTTTTGCAACACCGTTACGAGATTTCACTGGTCGATGATAGATGAGCGTGTGGGGCTCGGCATATGCCTGGTCGGCGTGTAAGTGATAGCAACGGCTATAGCCTCTAGAGGGGGAAACTCAGCTAGCTCCATGACAGGACGATGGGTTCAACGCGTACGGAAAACGGGCGTTCACTTGATAATTGAAATCCTTACCggccaaaaaaaaagttgaacagAGTGATATTTTAGATAAGATATACTGCCATGATCTTCTAAACACAATCCTAACTAAATTTTAATTTGCAGAAACTTTAAATTTATGGTCATCAATATTGTATCATGTGTGCGAGAAAGCTATATTGTGCGCTTGGGGCACCATTATATTGAATCCCAACAAGTGAGATCATATACACATGGGGCACATGGCTCGTAGGAAAAGCGAAACAACACCTATATATTTCATCCAAAAACCTTAGATGGCGCGGGCACGTTGTTATTAGTAGCAGCGAACGGCGTCCTTGCTGCAGGAGATCACCGGAGATGGGCCGCGGGGTTAGGGGTTAGGGTTGGGGATTGCTGGGTCACCGGTGGGAGCGGTTGtagtcgtacatacatctatgggtccaccagaaggtttggacagtcctaaatacaTGGCTGGACACTGAGACGTATCTAACATGGAGGCTATGGcgtaggacggcgtagtctatgtGGCAAGgcaagaactagtcgagaattaggaaaagtactcgtagcaatcaGAGTAGGACTCGCCTAGTCAAATCTGACTactattcttgtaaatcaaccaacctataaccctgcccctgttaatataaggcgaggcagggaccctctccaaagaaattcaatccaaccaacacacatgacataggatattacgcaatctagcagcccgaacctgtctaaattgtgtctgcgtttaccttcaagttcctgatctcgatgagccccactaaccaaaacactaccttgagCACCCCCTCAGTAGATTGccggtctaaacaccgacagctggcgcgccaggtaggggctctcactgagaatccactggcgaactcgatgtcacaagtcatcatcaagccaattaTCGTGTTCGAAGTATGCGCGACGTTCATCCTCGGCTCCTGTATTTGTGTCGCAGACAacgctggaaatttccaccgccacattgcgtcaaccccagagaagaagcagcaaaccaagaagctctggaggatctcgtcgacAATTTCaacgaattttcaatttttgacttagtcagaggctgggagAAAAAGTCCGAGTACAATCcgacttctcccaccagtcggaTTAACTTTCACGAGCTGGTGTATAAGCCGTTGTGCAAATTGGACTACTACCCGAGTTAATTTCCGTTCGGACTCTGCAACGTGGCCACTATTTGTTTTATTCATCAGGCTGCCCTGTCCAGATCATAATCCGATATGGATATGATCGAGGATATTGACTACTACTCAGACTCggacgaggagacccctttatcaggtctgcAATAGGACCTGGTGATTACATCgactccccaaggcagattcgtctactattcgaacatgaagccacctgctctcgccaaCGACAACGATTCACACCTTATCGCTGagagatatgggtaccccatgggtccccaccgatcaGAATGTACGGGCTaaggatgtgaagatacttggagcaaaAGTTAAGAAGgctgggcgattcaaatcagcccagatattgcgggatacttgttgtaacctgactcagattgctttccatgtaacaactaatTAGactagattcaaactgacttgtaaccctaggtcgtcagcttatataaggtggccaagggtgCCTCCCGAGAGCATGTTAACCCTCGACataccataccagcaatacagtCCAGCAAAACACAGGACGCAGTGTATTACTCTCCGaaagcctgaacctgtctaaacctttgTGTTCTTgcgattaccttcgagttcttggtctcgcaatcctccctgtctacaaatcaaccacttgggtaaccccttggtggactgccgggctactaaatctgatagttggcgcgccaggtaggggagattgtgagatcctccccagcgagctcgatggcatcatGCCCTGACGTCATTTTTcatgagagcatgaaggacttccttgcCAATTCGATCTAGCTCCACTTTAGGAGCATGTCGGTGGGCTTCGACTCCACCGCCTCCTTCATCGACTCGGCGTCCATCGCCAGCTCAACATCCGTCGGATCTAGTTCGACAGAGAAATGTcttcacccgaggatcatcacgccgcttgcccagcaagttggcgatctctctctctctctctctctctctctctctctctccgagagGATTCCCAACATCTTTGCGGCCACccgcccacccatgccctccaacctgatcgcggggctagatcgcatcagcaacaccatcgctaagtgcatcaacctctccgaggTGGCGTTACGCCCAACAAGGTCGGCGTAGGGTCCTTCCCTCGCCCCTTTTGGTCTGAGGAACTTGGCTGCCGCGTTTTCTGCAAAACTCGCGCAGTCTTTTCAGATCCAATCAGAAAGGAGCTCCTCTATCGCCCGTCTACGAAGAAggcggaggtcatcacttcaagctcgagAAGCTATTCTCTGGAAAGAGAACTTTTTGCTCTCATCGCTGGAAAagaggatgatgaagaagagcaacaagATAGAAACCTGCGACAcgagcgtcacccagatgatgtttTGCACTCCGCGATGCCCAGGAAATAGTCAAGTGGTGTGACAGCTGCCAAAGAATGAGCAAGATGAGCCGCCTCCCAGCCACTCAGCTCCAGCCGTTAGCTCCCGTTTGGCCACTGGACTGATAGGGCATCGACATCGTCGGGCCCCTTCCTACGGCCTCGGGGGCCTTCCGCTTCGTGGTGGTGGCCGTCAAGTACTTCTCCAAGTGGGTTGAGGCGGAGCCTGTCACTACAATCAAGTCCGCCAACATCATAAAGTTCTTCTTGAAGAACATTGTACGCCGTTTTCGGCGTCCCCTAGGAGGTCATTATCGACAACGGGAAGCAGTTTGACTCCGAGCACTGCCGTCAATACTGTGAGGAGTTGGGCACTAATGTTTGTTTCGCCTTAGTGTACCACCCACAGTCCAACGGGGCGTACGGAAGCATCTTTGTGGCGTTGAGCAAGTGC contains:
- the LOC101765300 gene encoding transcription factor bHLH68 isoform X4, with the translated sequence MDRGLVHKSSPLVGEMGEAGHGWWSVNNLRPPFEQQHHPSLFMPSTTTTTTTAAPSSSSSPLHSFSSLLLSNHYPLPTTSTSPWHHDSSSTSSHGQQDSWSQLIQGGLATNGEEMYKEGQMLFPTTTVCSEAGGSGGSYLYSAATASHGSSTSDEIQLPWGSSVHQHHKALQQKSASSPRSSSITSTTSLGSNMLEFSNNSSSPVRECISTASGSAFKKARVQEPSPAQSTVKVRKEKLGDRITALHQLVSPFGKTDTASVLLEAIGYIRFLHSQIEVHGERHSIFPEDPGQLLHDNALKKRGQPEQDGSCEEAKKDLRSRGLCLVPVSCTLDVGVDVVADYWAAAAAPAFGMGFGG
- the LOC101765300 gene encoding transcription factor bHLH68 isoform X2 is translated as MDRGLVHKSSPLVGEMGEAGHGWWSVNNLRPPFEQQHHPSLFMPSTTTTTTTAAPSSSSSPLHSFSSLLLSNHYPLPTTSTSPWHHDSSSTSSHGQQDSWSQLIQGGLATNGEEMYKEGQMLFPTTTVCSEAGGSGGSYLYSAATASHGSSTSDEIQLPWGSSVHQHHKALQQKSASSPRSSSITSTTSLGSNMLEFSNNSSSPVRECISTASGSAFKKARVQEPSPAQSTVKVRKEKLGDRITALHQLVSPFGKTDTASVLLEAIGYIRFLHSQIEALSSPYVGGSNDGGGAGSSISSSSKHQQQLHIHESSVHGERHSIFPEDPGQLLHDNALKKRGQPEQDGSCEEAKKDLRSRGLCLVPVSCTLDVGVDVVADYWAAAAAPAFGMGFGG
- the LOC101765300 gene encoding transcription factor bHLH68 isoform X1, with product MDRGLVHKSSPLVGEMGEAGHGWWSVNNLRPPFEQQHHPSLFMPSTTTTTTTAAPSSSSSPLHSFSSLLLSNHYPLPTTSTSPWHHDSSSTSSHGQQDSWSQLIQGGLATNGEEMYKEGQMLFPTTTVCSEAGGSGGSYLYSAATASHGSSTSDEIQLPWGSSVHQHHKALQQKSASSPRSSSITSTTSLGSNMLEFSNNSSSPVRECISTASGSAFKKARVQEPSPAQSTVKVRKEKLGDRITALHQLVSPFGKTDTASVLLEAIGYIRFLHSQIEALSSPYVGGSNDGGGAGSSISSSSKHQQQLHIHESSVHGERHSIFPEDPGQLLHDNALKKRGQPEQVLLVIDHDGSCEEAKKDLRSRGLCLVPVSCTLDVGVDVVADYWAAAAAPAFGMGFGG
- the LOC101765300 gene encoding transcription factor bHLH68 isoform X3, coding for MDRGLVHKSSPLVGEMGEAGHGWWSVNNLRPPFEQQHHPSLFMPSTTTTTTTAAPSSSSSPLHSFSSLLLSNHYPLPTTSTSPWHHDSSSTSSHGQQDSWSQLIQGGLATNGEEMYKEGQMLFPTTTVCSEAGGSGGSYLYSAATASHGSSTSDEIQLPWGSSVHQHHKALQQKSASSPRSSSITSTTSLGSNMLEFSNNSSSPVRECISTASGSAFKKARVQEPSPAQSTVKVRKEKLGDRITALHQLVSPFGKTDTASVLLEAIGYIRFLHSQIEVHGERHSIFPEDPGQLLHDNALKKRGQPEQVLLVIDHDGSCEEAKKDLRSRGLCLVPVSCTLDVGVDVVADYWAAAAAPAFGMGFGG